The Juglans microcarpa x Juglans regia isolate MS1-56 chromosome 8S, Jm3101_v1.0, whole genome shotgun sequence genome has a window encoding:
- the LOC121244905 gene encoding DEAD-box ATP-dependent RNA helicase 39-like isoform X1, translated as MGAFVPTEIQCVGIPAVFEGKSVVMSAQPNSGRTLAYLLPLVQLMRRGPKPKHPQAVVLCATEELSDEVFHMAKFISSYAQLKSTKENGSPQKNLSNVPIGMIVGTPGEVLQHIEEGIVVLDEIKYLVLDEVDAMFGFGLGPDIQKIITPLRYHSSKSDDQGIQTILVTSTIAKILGKGLSPFLERLEHDQAGQIAAMLLEVDKTEAYHLTESLDALKKKVAEAIISLNPTGSES; from the exons ATGGGTGCGTTTGTTCCTACCGAGATTCAGTGTGTTGGGATTCCTGCAGTATTCGAAGGGAAGAGTGTGGTGATGAGTGCTCAGCCTAATTCTGGCAGAACTTTGGCCTACCTGTTGCCTCTTGTTCAG CTGATGAGACGGGGTCCAAAGCCCAAGCATCCACAAGCGGTAGTGCTATGCGCCACAGAAGAACTATCTGATGAG GTGTTTCATATGGCAAAGTTTATCAGCAGCTATGCACAGCTAAAGTCTACAAAGGAGAATGGTTCACCCCAGAAGAATTTGTCAAATGTCCCAATTGGCATGATAGTTGGAACCCCAGGCGAGGTTCTTCAACATATTGAAGAAGGGATTGTAGTTCTAGATGAAATCAAATACTTG GTATTGGATGAGGTGGATGCCATGTTTGGTTTTGGCCTCGGTCCAGATATTCAAAAGATAATAACCCCATTAAGATATCATTCATCAAAATCTGATGACCAAGGAATTCAAACTATTCTAGTGACCTCGACAATAGCAAAG ATTCTGGGTAAAGGGCTATCACCCTTTTTGGAGCGTTTGGAGCACGATCAAGCAGGACAGATTGCTGCGATGTTGCTAGAGGTGGACAAAACAGAAGCATATCATCTCACTGAGTCCCTGGATGCTCTGAAGAAGAAAGTAGCAGAGGCTATAATTTCCCTTAACCCAACCGGATCAGAATCTTGA
- the LOC121244905 gene encoding DEAD-box ATP-dependent RNA helicase 39-like isoform X2 — MRRGPKPKHPQAVVLCATEELSDEVFHMAKFISSYAQLKSTKENGSPQKNLSNVPIGMIVGTPGEVLQHIEEGIVVLDEIKYLVLDEVDAMFGFGLGPDIQKIITPLRYHSSKSDDQGIQTILVTSTIAKILGKGLSPFLERLEHDQAGQIAAMLLEVDKTEAYHLTESLDALKKKVAEAIISLNPTGSES, encoded by the exons ATGAGACGGGGTCCAAAGCCCAAGCATCCACAAGCGGTAGTGCTATGCGCCACAGAAGAACTATCTGATGAG GTGTTTCATATGGCAAAGTTTATCAGCAGCTATGCACAGCTAAAGTCTACAAAGGAGAATGGTTCACCCCAGAAGAATTTGTCAAATGTCCCAATTGGCATGATAGTTGGAACCCCAGGCGAGGTTCTTCAACATATTGAAGAAGGGATTGTAGTTCTAGATGAAATCAAATACTTG GTATTGGATGAGGTGGATGCCATGTTTGGTTTTGGCCTCGGTCCAGATATTCAAAAGATAATAACCCCATTAAGATATCATTCATCAAAATCTGATGACCAAGGAATTCAAACTATTCTAGTGACCTCGACAATAGCAAAG ATTCTGGGTAAAGGGCTATCACCCTTTTTGGAGCGTTTGGAGCACGATCAAGCAGGACAGATTGCTGCGATGTTGCTAGAGGTGGACAAAACAGAAGCATATCATCTCACTGAGTCCCTGGATGCTCTGAAGAAGAAAGTAGCAGAGGCTATAATTTCCCTTAACCCAACCGGATCAGAATCTTGA